The Phaeodactylum tricornutum CCAP 1055/1 chromosome 8, whole genome shotgun sequence DNA segment ACTTCCTTCCCTTTGTAATTTTAAATCCAACTATAAATTTAAATATTGAACGATCCATACGCGGATTCGTTTTCTCGGCAGGCCGGCGTGCCGCGCCGGAATCCCCACCCAGGTGTCGGAGGGCCCGTCACCATGGCGGTCTTGACGGCCTTCCCGTCTCTCGATGCCACACTCCGTTTCTTCTGCCTCCCTTATTTGCCGTTGTATTCGTTCGTTTGTTTGTCCACGATCAATAGCACCAAACACATGTCCGAGTTCCTAACCACAGACGTCTTGGACGCGCTCCTTTCGGCGTCCCACGTCGAGCGACAGGCGGCGGAAGCCGTACTCCGGAACTGGACGGTGGATCAGCGCATTCGTGCCTTGCTACAGGCCTTGACGCAGCAGCCTTCAACGAACTTGCCACAATCACAGGCAATTGCCGTACGGGAACCGGTGTCGCGTACGGAACACCACCAACAATTGCTCGCCGTCTTGTTGCGCCGGGAGATTCAGCAATCGTCGCACGTGGCGCTCCTGCACGACGCGATGGAACCTCTCCTCCAGCGGATTGTAACACACTCCGATTCTCCCGGTGTTAGTACCAATGTGGTGGGAGACTGTGTGGCCGAAATTGTTTCCGTTACGGCGGCACTGGCCTCCCACGACGATGGCGTCCGTCTCGTACGCCGTATCCTGTCCTCCGTGGCCGAGCCGGTACGTACCCGATCTAGTAGTCCGCGGGACGCTATGATGCAGTGTGACACGCACACTCAGTATACTCCCTTGCGAAACGACACACGCATATGCACATACTACATATATTAATCTACTTACtcactcacaatcaatgTCGGTCTCTCTCGTAGGCATCCCACGCCGACCTTTCCTCATTGAAACTCTTGGTTGCCGTGGCGGAACGGGCACCGACCGTCTTTGCACCCGCCGTGGCCGATGACGTTTCGACTCTGGTTTCAACCGCACTCCGTCACGCGATCCATACCGGCCCTCCAACGGCCTCCCAGGTTCAACACCCTGGCAACGTCATCCGCATCCTCACCGacctcgtcgtcgccaccgcCCGGGCTCACGAATCTGTACACAGTTACGGTGACAGTAGTGGTACCACCCTCGATCCCAACACTCGGTCGAGTCAACTCGGCCGTACCTGTCTCGTACCGCTCCTCGAAACTATACGACACGTACACGATCGGGACGTCGTCTCCAAACTGTTGCAAGCCTTGACCTCGGCGGCGGAACACGTTCCCGCGCTCCTGGCCGGATCGCCGCACACCCTACCAATACTCGTCACCGTACTCAGCGATGTCGCACACGATGCCACCGACACGGATGTCGATCTACAACTCCAAGCCGTACAAGTACTGGCCTCGCTCGTTGAACACCACAACGTCAAACATCATCGCCTGACCCCCCAACTCGTTCAAGCCATACTCCAAGGCACCAACGGTAAGCACGGAGTTGTCCAACTCTGTCTACACGCCATGGTACACGGCACCGACGACGATTGGGACGACGAACCCCTCGTCTGGCACCAATATAGCAATGACAACGCCTCCGATGAAACGGCCGCCTTTGCCCAGGAACTCCTTCACACCGTACTACAGGCACTCGGTAAACTCGCTTTGGACGTCGTCCTTCCCAGTGTGGAACGCTTATGTTCGTCTCCCGAACCCACCGCCGTCCGCGCGGGACTGGCCGCACTCCAAGTCGCCGTCCAAGCCGCTCCCGTCAGCATTCAACCCCATTTGCCCGTCGTCGGCCGCGCCGCCTTGACCTGGGCTGCACCGACCCACCATTCTTTCCGAGTCCAGTTCCAAGCCACACAACTGGCCGGCGTCTTGTGTGAACTCCCCGGTGACGCTACCGTACGTACACTGTACGGACCGCAACTCCTGCAAGCGCTAGCCGTCGCCACCGGCAGTCCCTGTCCCCACGTAGCCGCCGTCGCCTCCACCGCCATTGTTTCCTACTGCCGCGGCGACGGCATCACCGAGGTAGACGCTGCACAATTCGTCGTACCGTATCTAACTGACGTACTGCACGCCCTCGTTCACGGTCCCCTGTCGCTCTCCCGAACCGACCGCAGCCAGGTAGTGGTCGTGATTCGTGCCGTCGGTGCCTGGCCTGCCTGGCGCAAGCTTCCGGTCCCGCCTTTGCCCCCTATTACTCCCACGTCGTTCCTGGTCTGTGGGCCATCTCGCAGGATGCCGCAACCGGTAATCCCGAACTCGCCCACTTGCGTGGTGCCGCGCTCGAGGCCGCTACCATCATCGGGCAGGCCTTGGGTGACACACACCGGGAACTCTTCGTCGCCGATGCCGTAAACATGATGGACTGGGCGGTGCCTTACTTGAACTCCGGGGCGACCCACGTACCACTCGAACAGCTCTTGTCAGCCTGTGCCCGCGTCGCTTCGGTCCTCGGTGAAGACTACGCTCCCTACGCGGGAGTCGTACTACCGCATTTGATGCAACGCGCCACCGCAGCCGCGGATATGGAAGTCACTGAAGGCGACCAGGCCGGATGGGACGCCacccaacgacaacaagTCGTCCGGGATGATGAACAAGGCACCGAGAGTATGACCATTGCCATACCCGGTCGTGGCCTGGCGAAAGTCACCGTCAACACAACCAGAATTCAGGAAAAAGCCCAGGCCGTTCGCGCCATCTACGAGCACGCGGTTGCTCTGGGTGCCGCCTTTCCGCAATCCGAAGCGTGTCTGGACGCATTTCTAGAGTTGGTGCGCTTCCCGTACTCGGCTGAGATTCGGGCCGTGTCGGCGCAAACCCTAGCAGCCATTTACGAAGCTTCCTGCGCCCATGGCGAAGACGGGGGTATGCGTGTTCCAGCAACGTACCTTCCACTCATAGCCCAAGGAATTGCCACACAAATCTACGAGCAGGATGAGGCCGATATGGACGCGCTCTACGCCATGGCAGATTCCCTCAGCGAGATCTACTATAGTATCTATCGCAGGCTCGCCAAGTTTGGACCAGTGTTGCTAGAGAAGTTTACCGTGGGTACGGCGTCAGCAACGGTACAGTTGTTCATGCAAGCTATGGTGGCTTGTTTAGAACGACGACGCGAAACGGCTGATATTCTTTCCGGGAGCCCACAATCTCCGCTCGGCGAAGATGAACACGCCGAATACGCAGAGTTGTTGCGGCTAGAGGAAACACTCTTGACGCCCCTCGTCGATGCAGTTGGATACACGCTAAAATTCCTGCGCCACGAGTTCCTCCCGATTTTCGAGGCGCACGTACTCCCCGTGCTCGGTCCGTACCTGTCGACCGGCAACGACATTCGCGCACGGCTCGCGACCGTTTGTCTCTTTGACGACTGTGTAGAATATTGCGGTGccgcagccgccgccaagttCGCTCCCATGCTTATGGAGGGAGCCTTGTTGGGTATGAACGATGCTAGTAATGGGCAGGACGAAGAGCTCCTGAGGGCGGCCATTTATGGAATTGCACAAATTGCCCGCTACGCTCCGAGTTCCGTACTAGCACCTCACGCCCACAGTCTTGTACAGCATTTAGCAACCATCTCCAGTCAGCCCAAGGATGAAGCCGACAATGTGGCTATTCACGAGAATGCTGTGTCGACGCTAGCGTCACTCGTTCTGATCGGCAACGCTCCTTTCCGAGGATCCGCGTTTGTCAAGCCGGAGACGGCCCTTCACATTTTTCTCGCGAATTTGCCGTTGCGCGAGGATGCAGACGAAGCCAAAATTTGTCACAGCGGATTGTGTGATCTAGTCGAGCGTAATACGATCGACGTGACAGAGACCTGTCAGGAACTAATTCGCATCATCGGTGAGATACTGGTTTatgtggacgacgaggaggatcTTGCAAGTCCCGAAACGCTCCTGCGCAGTGTTGGTATCTTATTTCGCATGCAAAAGGAAGTCCATGGCGACGCAATGCAACGGGCATTCGCGTCAATTCCGGATGAGGCACAGGCGGCGATTAATAACGCCATGCAGCAACATTCCCGTCAATTCAACTGTGTCGTGACACCGTAACAGATACGATAGCTAGATAAGTGTCTACAATTTTagcaaaagcttttgaagatCTCAGGCTAAAACTACGGCGACGGCATGGACGATGCTCGTTCGAGCCTTAACTGGGAAAGTGTCAGCTTGATGGACGATAGCAGTGCCACGGCAAAGCAACCCAAGCTAATTATTTGAAGCGGATACCTTTGCGCCAAGGCACGATCCAAGACCAGCTGatgccaaagaaaaaaaagtGTGCGGTGAGCCAACCAATACTTGATCACATTGTATATGGAGCAATTGGAGCGAGACTGTGCAATTACGACTCTGTGCTTACCTCCACTACTTGCTTGGTCATGTACAACAGATTTGGCCAACAATTCAAGGTTGTGTTTATGTAGGACAAACAGTGCGCAATCAAGCCCATCATAGCGGCTGCTACCAGCAAACCAATAGTGCGCCGACCCGGCTTCAAAAGATCAAATTCTAGCAATACTCGATTCATGATGGCTAATAAAAACAGCTGAACGCTGCACAAAAACGACCAACGGGAAACAACAAATTCCATTAGAAAGTTGCCCCGCAGAAAGTGATATACATCGCCGTATTGGGATACATCAAAGCGTCCCAATAGTAACAGCGTAGATCCAACGGTAGTGGTAATGACAGTAAGTAAACTCAAGCATAAAGTACCGAGTGCCGAAGAGTGGTACACCCACAAAGCTACACGTTCGGTGCGAGACAAAGTCTTGGTCGCCTTAGCTTGTTGAACCATCGCAAAGAGCGAAGCCAACGAAGATCCCGCTAGTAGACTTGCTGGTATCCGAAGACCACCGAAAAAAGCGAGCGCTGCCGTGTCAAAAGCCGGTCCTGCCGTTACACCGAGGGAGGTACTGCTGCAACAGCTATTGCTACTCGCCGCACCGGAGGACGGTGTGGTCATAATGTTGGCGGAGACGAATGGCTGAACTGCTGGGAATGGCAATGCGGAACGTTGATAGAGATCAGGAGAAACAAGCAACATAGACAATGCAGAGACAGTCATGCTGCATTTTGCACGCGGATACTGTCAAGCGGTTGGCATCATTCGAGTCGTCCTCCCGCATCTTGCTCATACGACGGTATCTTCATGGCCACTGGCAAATTCTGGGTCCCGTCTTTCGTCATTCTTGACTgaaaaatgcaaaaaagcCGCGGTGGGAGACCAGGGAAATCCCCGTGACGTAGTATAAGTGACACACTCACAAACCTGATTTACATCATATTCGTGTTTCATTGCTGTACCTGTTGTCTGGCGTGCTGGCTTTTCGATTCAAACAAGCAACAACTATTTTCATGCCCCTTGGCCATTGCGCCAATGCTTATTGAGCCATTGCCAATTGCACAGTTGTACACCTATTCTATTTCGCAGTAAAAGTAGTCACTCATTGCTTGAGTACATTGGCAAGAATTAATTGATATTCAAATGCACCGTCTGTGGTACGGGAACATCTCTTGAGTATCTGAGACTCAAAGACATTTCTAACGGCACAACACAACTGTAAGATCAAGACAATTTGTCCTTGTAGAGATTTTTCAATGGTGTCCAACTGGTCAAAAAGCACAGGATTGTATACATGACAGAATCAAATAAGTGATCATCTAATGACTGTGTGTTGGTGACATTGACCAGGCTGGCGTTGAGTGCAGCATGAGCTGTTGGTGACAAGTTGAACCATAGTTGACGCCCAAAGCATGGAGAGCCTTTCTCCCCGTGGGCAGTTGTAGCATGACTGGAAATAAGTCTTTCAGTATAGTGTCCTGATGGGACGGGTATGTACGGAAAGCACTTGAGACAAGACTGACGCAAGCTGAAGCTGTTGAGGCGGGGGAGGCGAGTCCTTGGCAAAGGTACCAAGTTTCCTTGCCCCACAATCAATTTCGCAACCAATCAATGATCCATTAGTCAGCCTGAGAATCTGCTGATTGTCTAGGGTTACTTTTTGAACAAGATGTTCCATTTGTTCCGTCAAGGACAATTGAAGGCAAATTAACAaattcttctatactcacgcaatgtattgttgaaacaatgagagagtaagatgaataaaagGGGAAAACCTTGTAAGGCCCcaattgtattgtaattaattggtaactcaatcggtttgaccttgactgaatttagaattgtgagtagagacaaatatggatgtaatctttttgagtgcaaacaaattccttggagctcccttaggagtctcagtagaatcagtactactctccacggatagtcacattactgggatagtaatgttctggtcaattgtattcaaggagaccgtagcctctgtactgtcttctatgcattgatcccgcagaatccagataactgcaaatgaattcagatgaatgcagatgaacatgagaccctttgattgtgtgcagacttatctgctttgattcaatcccagtttgtagacgtggagaaggtattttctttacctctcaagggatgaccataatagagaaaatcgcttatgtaaagatgatttcttggttggcaagacatgtcatcttgcgtgtcacaactgctgcatccttagatgcacacacgtgtcactttGCACTgcctttgcaaatggcatttcggtaatgacccaAAAAACATAGCCTCTATCTGCAGCGTCATACAGACAACaactgggacagtaataaggctggcaaacatggccaatattcagagctaggcactatgctagttgagtgttccaacaacaatagctatgacaattgctcaccttagtggcaaattgcagtattgcgtggctatactttatcaaAATGGTACAAGCAATGTGCTTGTATACCTTCTTGAGATCTTTGAAGAGGCTGTTGCTAGCCAAGGAATAGTTCTTGTTGGTGCTTTGCTGTCATTTTTAAGGAGAAGCAAGCCCTATCTTCTCATCCAATGGCTTGATGGATAGCATGTGCCCAGTCTGGTTCCAGGCGGGAACAACGTGTTTGGAAAGGTGGGAGCAATAAAGCTTAATTGCCATCTCAATTGTGTCTTTGTTGACAGCTTGTCAGTCAACCCCTGAGCTTATGGTAATCAAAAAGCACCATGCAGGCAGCTTGGAGTCCCATGCAAAGCACCTGAAGTTGCATGGACCCAGCTTCAACCCTTTGTAGCTACTGTTGATGACTGGAAGAACATGGAATTACTGTGAGTTGTAGCTTTTGGTATGTACTACAAAGAATCCTTGGCAATGTTGTAAACATGTACCTGGTCCATCAATTGCAAAGGATTACTTTGGGAAACTTGTtctccagcaatttcaccGCATTGGCAAGAAGTTGGATTCCAAGAGCAGAATTGGTATGCTGATTAAGAAGCGCACCCGGTGCGGCAAGCTGTTCCACTTTACGGCAGTAAACCCTTGCGCATCAGTTTTTGCTCCCACTTCAGCTCAAAGCCAGTGAAATGGTCCAAAAGTTGAGAAAGCCCAGCTTTCCCTTATGCCAAAACGTGTTGGGACTGTTTTCCGCTCAACCGGCTATGCACACCTGGTAGAGCTCCAGGAACAGTCACTTGTTCCACTTCCGGTAAAGGTGCCAGGGCTGCATGGCGTGTGCCACATCAGATGCTTGATCACAATTTCGTCTTTCAAGTCTTCCTGCATAATTGGGTCTACCGTGAAGGCTGTGAAGGCCTTCTCCCAGCGTGTGCACGAGTTCTGCTCGGCAACACTCTTCCCCTGGTTGAACGCGGCAATCTTGCTGTTATCCTTCATCAGCTGCGCGTTGGGAACTCCAATGTGGTCCATGCCACGGGTGAGTGCCAAATAGACGCCTCATTGGGTGGAAAGAGGAGACGGGCAGTGGGTGACTACTTTTACTGCGAAATAGAATTGGTGTAGAACTGTGCAATTGGCAATAGCGCAATGGCCAAGGGGCATGAAAATAGTCGTTGCTTGTTTGAATCAAAAAGCCAGCACGCCAGACAGCAGTTACAGAAATGAAACACGAATATGATGTAAATCAGGTTTGTGAGTGTGTCACTTATACTACGTCACGGGGATTTCCCTGGTCTCCCATTCTGCGTTCTATCACTACTGACGTATCTTGAAGATGTATTCACAATTACTGACGTTTTCGAAGAATAATCTGATATTGTTGGTTTCTGGAAGTGCGAAACGAGTATTTTCGAACACGATCTTGCAACAGTCACTGGCGATATATTTGGCAAATCAAAATCCTACACAATGGATTGTATCTGACGTGGTCTGTTGAGGGATCCAAAAGTGATCTTCTTATTTAACGCCTTTATTTCGGATTCTAGAACGCGACTAAGTCAATTCTATTCCTTTCTTTTTTATTTATTGTCAATAAACCGGTCAGTGGTACTCAACGGATCGACTGACTGTGTGCACACCTCAAGCTCGTGTCGTCTACAGTCTGCGCGTAGGATTTGTAGGGTACGCAAATGAAATTGCACACAGACACGCTAGCCACTCTGGCACAGATTTTCGAAGATATCTGGTCAGCATTCCGTTAGGGCATAAAGATTCACAATCTTCGGATACACAAGCACtccagcaaaagaaagtAACCATCCAAAAAGGCTTTGATCTACCATGGTTCCCCAAATCAACAAAGTTTCCGAAGAGAAAAAGTACGAAGAGTTTGACGAGCAAAAACTTTGGGCCGAGATGGATCCGCTGGCGTGGCATTATTCCATCGCTCGCAACTCGGTCTTTGAGGATACGTATGAACTCACGCGTACGCAAATTTTAGATGCTGCCGAACGCGGTGGACACGATGTGATCCTCGAAGCGGGATGTGGAACGGGAGACATCATCGGTGAACTCCAAACCGACATCCATCGCATCGGTGTGGATATCAACGACCGCTTCATTGAGCACTGCAAGAAGCATCATCAACATGAAAACATGGAATTCCACGAGCTGGACGTTACGAATCTTGGTCAGTGGTGGAAGCAATTTGAGGGAAAGTTCAAGAAGCCCTTGGTAATCTGTGTCAACAATACCTTAAACATTATGCCCGAGGAAATCCGTGGAAATGTAATCGCGCAGATGTTCGAGGTGTGCGGAAGTGAAGGTCGATGCGTACGTACATTATTGCATGCGAGCTCAACGGCTGC contains these protein-coding regions:
- a CDS encoding predicted protein; protein product: MTVSALSMLLVSPDLYQRSALPFPAVQPFVSANIMTTPSSGAASSNSCCSSTSLGVTAGPAFDTAALAFFGGLRIPASLLAGSSLASLFAMVQQAKATKTLSRTERVALWVYHSSALGTLCLSLLTVITTTVGSTLLLLGRFDVSQYGDVYHFLRGNFLMEFVVSRWSFLCSVQLFLLAIMNRVLLEFDLLKPGRRTIGLLVAAAMMGLIAHCLSYINTTLNCWPNLLYMTKQVVEVSTES
- a CDS encoding predicted protein; protein product: MAVLTAFPSLDATLRFFCLPYLPLYSFVCLSTINSTKHMSEFLTTDVLDALLSASHVERQAAEAVLRNWTVDQRIRALLQALTQQPSTNLPQSQAIAVREPVSRTEHHQQLLAVLLRREIQQSSHVALLHDAMEPLLQRIVTHSDSPGVSTNVVGDCVAEIVSVTAALASHDDGVRLVRRILSSVAEPASHADLSSLKLLVAVAERAPTVFAPAVADDVSTLVSTALRHAIHTGPPTASQVQHPGNVIRILTDLVVATARAHESVHSYGDSSGTTLDPNTRSSQLGRTCLVPLLETIRHVHDRDVVSKLLQALTSAAEHVPALLAGSPHTLPILVTVLSDVAHDATDTDVDLQLQAVQVLASLVEHHNVKHHRLTPQLVQAILQGTNGKHGVVQLCLHAMVHGTDDDWDDEPLVWHQYSNDNASDETAAFAQELLHTVLQALGKLALDVVLPSVERLCSSPEPTAVRAGLAALQVAVQAAPVSIQPHLPVVGRAALTWAAPTHHSFRVQFQATQLAGVLCELPGDATVRTLYGPQLLQALAVATGSPCPHVAAVASTAIVSYCRGDGITEVDAAQFVVPYLTDVLHALVHGPLSLSRTDRSQVVVVIRAVGAWPAWRKLPVPPLPPITPTSFLDAATGNPELAHLRGAALEAATIIGQALGDTHRELFVADAVNMMDWAVPYLNSGATHVPLEQLLSACARVASVLGEDYAPYAGVVLPHLMQRATAAADMEVTEGDQAGWDATQRQQVVRDDEQGTESMTIAIPGRGLAKVTVNTTRIQEKAQAVRAIYEHAVALGAAFPQSEACLDAFLELVRFPYSAEIRAVSAQTLAAIYEASCAHGEDGGMRVPATYLPLIAQGIATQIYEQDEADMDALYAMADSLSEIYYSIYRRLAKFGPVLLEKFTVGTASATVQLFMQAMVACLERRRETADILSGSPQSPLGEDEHAEYAELLRLEETLLTPLVDAVGYTLKFLRHEFLPIFEAHVLPVLGPYLSTGNDIRARLATVCLFDDCVEYCGAAAAAKFAPMLMEGALLGMNDASNGQDEELLRAAIYGIAQIARYAPSSVLAPHAHSLVQHLATISSQPKDEADNVAIHENAVSTLASLVLIGNAPFRGSAFVKPETALHIFLANLPLREDADEAKICHSGLCDLVERNTIDVTETCQELIRIIGEILVYVDDEEDLASPETLLRSVGILFRMQKEVHGDAMQRAFASIPDEAQAAINNAMQQHSRQFNCVVTP